A genome region from Triticum aestivum cultivar Chinese Spring chromosome 2B, IWGSC CS RefSeq v2.1, whole genome shotgun sequence includes the following:
- the LOC123040298 gene encoding cell division cycle protein 48 homolog, protein MEPKKDYSTAILERKRAPNRLVVDDAEGGVAVDSSTVALSPGTMDALDLFNGKVVALRGKRRRETVCYAARDESCPDGLARVNRAVRGNLRLRLGDLVTVAPCGAVKDAARVAISPFEDSVDGISGNLFDAYVKPYFIGARRPVRKGDRFVVHGHMHAVEFKVVDTDPDECVIVAAGTQVFCDDANPVKREDEERLDGPGYDDVGGVRKQLAQIRELVELPLRHPKLFKTLGVKPPKGILLYGPPGTGKTLLARAIAAESGANFVVVNGPEIMSMMAGQSEDNLRKVFAQAEAQAPSIIFMDEIDAIAPNREKTHGEVERRVVSQLLTLMDGLRPRAQVMVIGATNRPNSLDPALCRFGRFDKEIDIGVPDEVGRLEILRIHSKDMPLSDDVDLERIGKDTHGFVGADLAALCSEAVFQCIRQKMDVIDLEADTIDVEVLNSMSVIMDDLVHAKEVTKPSALRETGLVEVPKVSWEDVGGLEDVKLELQETVQYPVEHPEMFELFGMEPSRGVLFYGPPGCGKTLLAKAIARECKANFISVKGPELLTMWFGESESNVRDLFDKARQSAPCVLFFDELDSIAVKRGNSVGDAGGTSDRVLNQLLTEMDGINAKKTVFVIGATNRPDIIDPALLRPGRLDQLIYIPLPDEASRLQIFKSGLRRSPLSRRVSLPDLARSTAGFSGADITEVCQRACKLAVRDLIQRSSVVGKAAAMAGAEITRKHFLGAMEHARRSVSDLDVLKYEYFARKFKQGGSFEEAPPQPPAQVVGPPQGHLELMAAEDVEASMDEDSLY, encoded by the exons ATGGAGCCCAAGAAGGACTACAGCACGGCGATCCTGGAGCGCAAGAGGGCGCCGAACCGGCTGGTGGTGGACGACGCGGAGGGCGGGGTGGCCGTCGACAGCTCGACTGTGGCGCTGAGCCCCGGCACCATGGACGCGCTCGACCTCTTCAACGGCAAGGTGGTGGCGCTCCGCGGCAAGCGCCGCCGCGAGACCGTCTGCTACGCCGCCAGGGACGAGTCGTGCCCCGACGGCCTGGCGCGCGTCAACCGCGCCGTCCGCGGCAACCTGCGCCTCCGCCTCGGCGACCTCGTCACCGTCGCCCCCTGCGGCGCCGTCAAGGACGCCGCCCGCGTCGCCATCTCCCCCTTCGAGGACTCCGTCGACGGCATCAGCGGCAACCTCTTCGACGCCTACGTCAAGC CCTACTTCATTGGCGCGCGGCGGCCGGTGCGCAAGGGCGACCGCTTCGTGGTGCACGGCCACATGCACGCCGTGGAGTTCAAGGTGGTCGACACGGACCCCGACGAGTGCGTCATCGTGGCGGCGGGCACGCAGGTCTTCTGCGACGACGCCAACCCGGTCAAGCGGGAGGACGAGGAGAGGCTGGACGGCCCGGGCTACGACGACGTCGGCGGCGTCCGCAAGCAGCTCGCGCAGATCCGGGAGCTGGTGGAGCTGCCGCTGCGCCACCCCAAGCTCTTCAAGACGCTGGGCGTGAAGCCGCCCAAGGGGATCCTGCTCTACGGCCCGCCGGGCACCGGCAAGACGCTGCTGGCGCGCGCCATCGCGGCCGAGTCGGGCGCCAACTTCGTGGTCGTCAACGGGCCGGAGATCATGTCCATGATGGCCGGCCAGAgcgaggacaacctgcgcaaggtGTTCGCCCAGGCCGAGGCCCAGGCGCCGTCCATCATCTTCATGGACGAGATCGACGCCATCGCGCCCAACCGCGAGAAGACGCACGGCGAGGTGGAGCGCCGCGTCGTGTCCCAGCTGCTCACGCTCATGGACGGCCTCCGCCCGCGCGCGCAGGTCATGGTCATCGGCGCCACCAACCGCCCCAACAGCCTCGACCCGGCCCTCTGCCGCTTCGGCCGCTTCGACAAGGAGATCGACATCGGCGTGCCCGACGAGGTCGGCCGCCTCGAGATCCTCCGCATCCACTCCAAGGACATGCCCCTCTCGGACGACGTCGACCTGGAGCGCATCGGCAAGGACACGCACGGCTTCGTCGGCGCCGACCTCGCCGCGCTCTGCTCCGAGGCCGTCTTCCAGTGCATCCGCCAGAAGATGGACGTGATCGACCTCGAGGCGGACACCATCGACGTGGAGGTGCTCAACTCCATGTCCGTGATCATGGACGACCTGGTGCACGCCAAGGAGGTGACCAAGCCGTCGGCGCTGCGGGAGACGGGGCTGGTGGAGGTCCCCAAGGTGTCGTGGGAGGACGTGGGCGGCCTGGAGGACGTCAAGCTGGAGCTCCAGGAGACGGTGCAGTACCCGGTGGAGCACCCGGAGATGTTCGAGCTCTTCGGCATGGAGCCGTCACGGGGCGTGCTCTTCTACGGCCCGCCGGGCTGCGGCAAGACGCTGCTGGCCAAGGCCATCGCCAGGGAGTGCAAGGCCAACTTCATCAGCGTCAAGGGCCCGGAGCTGCTCACCATGTGGTTCGGCGAGAGCGAGTCGAACGTCCGCGACCTGTTCGACAAGGCGCGCCAGTCGGCGCCGTGCGTGCTCTTCTTCGACGAGCTCGACTCGATCGCCGTCAAGCGCGGCAACAGCGTGGGAGACGCCGGCGGCACGTCGGACCGGGTGCTGAACCAGCTGCTCACGGAGATGGACGGGATCAACGCCAAGAAGACGGTGTTCGTGATCGGGGCCACCAACAGGCCGGACATCATCGACCCGGCGCTGCTCCGGCCGGGGCGGCTCGACCAGCTCATCTACATCCCGCTCCCCGACGAGGCGTCGCGGCTGCAGATCTTCAAGTCGGGCCTGCGCCGGTCCCCGCTGTCCCGCCGCGTCAGCCTCCCGGACCTGGCCCGCTCCACGGCCGGGTTCAGCGGCGCCGACATCACGGAGGTCTGCCAGCGCGCGTGCAAGCTGGCGGTGCGCGACCTCATCCAGAGGAGCTCGGTCGTGGGCAAGGCCGCGGCCATGGCCGGCGCCGAGATCACCCGGAAGCACTTCCTGGGGGCCATGGAGCACGCGAGGCGGAGCGTCAGCGACCTGGACGTGCTCAAGTACGAGTACTTTGCTCGCAAGTTCAAGCAGGGCGGGAGCTTCGAGGaggcgccgccgcagccgccggcaCAGGTAGTTGGCCCGCCGCAGGGGCATTTGGAGCTCATGGCCGCGGAGGACGTCGAGGCTTCCATGGACGAGGATTCGCTGTACTGA
- the LOC123043365 gene encoding THO complex subunit 4D: MSFYARRGGDRGSERFQGGGGRGGYAMRGRSGLPPRGPLGINARPSARIIAKSFSRTKDMTWRPDLFSDSMAASGIETGTKLYISNLDYRVSNEDIKELFSEVGHLKRFAVHFDGYGRQNGTAEVVFTRRSDAIAALKRYNNVLLDGKSMKIEVIGSDLGLSMTPRINVAGASNGRATRTVVMTPETGRRGGGSSTRPLSNPTTRLNRGAFQAGRGGFQAGRGGGRGYAPSQAQFQGRGRGRGQFRGQGRGRGRKGPEKSADDLDKDLESYHAEAMKTD; encoded by the exons ATGTCATTTTATGCAAGAAGAGGTGGAGATAGGGGTAGTGAGCGTTTtcaaggaggaggagggcgaggtggATATGCCATGCGTGGGAGATCAGGGCTTCCTCCTCGAGGACCACTTGGGATTAACGCTCGACCATCTGCACGCATTATTGCTAAG TCTTTTAGCAGAACCAAAGACATGACCTGGAGACCAGATCTATTTAGTGATAGTATGGCGGCTAGTGGAATTGAAACTGGTACAAAATTGTACATTTCAAACTTGGACTATCGTGTTTCCAATGAGGATATAAAG GAGCTGTTTTCAGAAGTTGGTCATTTGAAACGCTTTGCTGTTCACTTTGATGGTTATGGTCGCCAAAAT ggCACAGCAGAAGTGGTGTTTACAAGGAGGAGTGATGCAATTGCTGCATTGAAACGTTATAATAATGTTCTGCTTGATGGAAAATCTATGAAGATTGAGGTTATTGGAAGTGACCTGGGTTTGTCTATGACACCTCGTATAAATGTTGCCGGGGCATCCAATGGTAGAGCTACAAGAACGGTTGTTATGAC GCCTGAAACGGGTCGGCGTGGTGGTGGTTCCAGCACTAGGCCTTTGAG TAATCCCACCACCAGATTGAATCGTGGTGCTTTCCAAGCTGGACGTGGTGGTTTCCAAGCTGGACGAGGCGGAGGCAGGGGCTATGCTCCATCACAGGCCCAGTTCCAGGGCCGAGGCAGGGGCCGCGGTCAGTTCCGGGGCCAGGGCCGTGGTCGGGGCAGGAAGGGGCCAGAGAAAAGCGCAGATGACCTGGACAAAGACCTGGAATCCTATCATGCGGAGGCAATGAAGACCGACTGA